The following is a genomic window from Burkholderia cepacia ATCC 25416.
CGAGCGGCGTCCAGTCGGTGCGCACCGTTTCGAGCCCCTTGAACACGAGATCCTCGCCGCCGTCGGCCGCCGCCGCGAGGCCCGCGTAACGCTTCTTGCTGCCTTCTTCCGCACCGCGCACGGTCGGCATCAGGAAGCGGCGGTAGTGCCGCTCGTACTGCAGCTCCAGCGCGCTCTCGAGCCCGAACTGGTCGCGCAGGTGCGCGTGCCACCAGCGGTTCACGTGTTCGACGAGCGCGCGGCCCTTGGCGCCGGCTTCGTCGTCGTCGTGCGCGCGGCCGAGCCACACGAACGTCGAATCGGTATCGCCATAGATCACTTCGTAGCCCTGCGCTTCGATCAGCTCGCGCGTGCGGTGCATGATCTCGTGCCCGCGCATCGTGATCGACGACGCGAGGCGCGGGTCGAAGAAGCGGCAGCCGGTCGAGCCGAGCACGCCGTAGAACGAATTCATGATGATCTTCAGCGCCTGCGACAGCGGCGCGTTGCGCTGCCGCTTCGCATCGTCGCGGCCTTCCCACACGCGGCGCACGATATCGGGCAGGCAGTGTGCGGTACGCGAGAAGCGCGCGCCGAGAAAGCCGGGCACCGATGCGTCGTCGCCGGGATTCGCGAGCCCTTCGATCAACCCGACCGGATCGATCAGGAACGTGCGGATGATCGACGGGTAGAGGCTCTTGTAGTCGAACACGAGCACCGAGTCGTACAGCCCGGGGCGCGAATCCATCACGAAGCCGCCGGGGCTGTTTTGTCCCGTCACGTCGCCGAGGTTCGGCGCGACGTAGCCGAGCCGGTGCATGCGGGGCAGGTACAGGTGCGTGAAGGCCGCGACCGACCCGCCGGTGCGATCGGCCGCGAGGCCCGTCACGCTCGCGCGTTCGAGCGCGAAGGACAGCAGGTCCGCCTTGTCGAAGATGCGCGTGACGAGCTCGCAGTCCTTCAGGTTGTAGCGCGCGAGCGCCGGCTTGTCGTGATCGAAGCGGCGCTGGATCTCGTCCATCCGCTGGTACGGATTGTCGATCGACTTGCCTTCGCCGAGCAGTGCCTGCGACACGTATTCGAGGCTGAACGACGGGAACGTCCACGTCGCGGATTTCAGCATGTCGATGCCGTCGAGGATCAGCCGGCCGGCCGCGCCCGCGAAGAAGTGGTCCGGCTGCTGGCCGTGCGCGCGCCAGTCGAGCACGCTGCCGCCGCGCCCGAGCTTCAGCGGGATGCCGTATTGCTCCGAATGCGCATGCAGGATGCGCAGGTCGAACTGCACGAGGTTCCAGCCGATCACGGCATCGGGATCGTGTGTTTCGAACCAGTCGTTGAGCCGCGTGAGTATCGCGGCGCGACTGTCGCAATAGTCGAGGTCGAAGTCCCGCGTGCCCGCGTCGCTGCCTGCTTCGCTGCTTGCATCGCCGTTCGGCGGGCCGAGCATGTAGACCTGCCGCTGCCCGCAGCCTTCGAGCGCGATCGAATACAGCTCGCCGTGGACGCTGGTTTCGATGTCGAGCGACACGCAGCGCAGGGCCGGGCGGTAGCCGGTCGCGGCTTTCAGCTCGGTGCCGGTCAGCGTGCCGTCGCGGCCGGGCCGGCCGCGAAACTGCACGCATGCCGTGATGAAGCGTTCCATCGCGTAGCGGTCGGGCGGTTGCACGTCGGCTTCGTAGACGTCCACGCCCGCTGCGGCGAGGCGCTTTTGCAGCCCGGACAGATGGCGATAGCGCTTGCAATAGAGGCCGACGACGGGGCGCTGCCGGAAATCGCGCAGCGCGAGCGGGCGCAACTCGGCGTCGTGCTCGCCGGCCAGCGTGCGTTCGGCGAGCGCCTGCTGTTCGGCGGGGATAAACGCGACGGCTTCCTGCGGGCGCAGGCGCACGCGGCGCGGACCGTGTTCGGTTGCCAGCCAGAACTCGATCTCGATGCCGGATGCGGTGTCCCGCCAGTGGCGGGTGAGGATGAAACCCTGCTCGAACGCCGTCAAAACGCTTGCTCGTCGTGAATGCCCAGGCGGCGGATTTTAGCGCTTGAATGGCGG
Proteins encoded in this region:
- a CDS encoding DNA polymerase II, which codes for MTAFEQGFILTRHWRDTASGIEIEFWLATEHGPRRVRLRPQEAVAFIPAEQQALAERTLAGEHDAELRPLALRDFRQRPVVGLYCKRYRHLSGLQKRLAAAGVDVYEADVQPPDRYAMERFITACVQFRGRPGRDGTLTGTELKAATGYRPALRCVSLDIETSVHGELYSIALEGCGQRQVYMLGPPNGDASSEAGSDAGTRDFDLDYCDSRAAILTRLNDWFETHDPDAVIGWNLVQFDLRILHAHSEQYGIPLKLGRGGSVLDWRAHGQQPDHFFAGAAGRLILDGIDMLKSATWTFPSFSLEYVSQALLGEGKSIDNPYQRMDEIQRRFDHDKPALARYNLKDCELVTRIFDKADLLSFALERASVTGLAADRTGGSVAAFTHLYLPRMHRLGYVAPNLGDVTGQNSPGGFVMDSRPGLYDSVLVFDYKSLYPSIIRTFLIDPVGLIEGLANPGDDASVPGFLGARFSRTAHCLPDIVRRVWEGRDDAKRQRNAPLSQALKIIMNSFYGVLGSTGCRFFDPRLASSITMRGHEIMHRTRELIEAQGYEVIYGDTDSTFVWLGRAHDDDEAGAKGRALVEHVNRWWHAHLRDQFGLESALELQYERHYRRFLMPTVRGAEEGSKKRYAGLAAAADGGEDLVFKGLETVRTDWTPLAQQFQRELYRRVFSREPYQDFIRDYVQRTLAGEFDDQLVYRKRVRRPLREYERNVPPHVRAARIADEFNHAQGRPLQYQRGGWISYVMTTAGPEPLETMRSPIDYAFYLSRQLQPVADAILPFLRDDFERVISGQGQLFGD